A stretch of the Saccharolobus caldissimus genome encodes the following:
- the nrfD gene encoding NrfD/PsrC family molybdoenzyme membrane anchor subunit: MGLFTAPVPGTNFGINTPIIQINQYPEWDVTVALALYFTGLGGMLMAITAAMEFTGKYQSLVKKNSIFAFIFTLLALIFFDIHLGNPTRGFFAPINALPQMIHSWMARGIEFVGGLLVFSFLFMVLKVLNSKNAIANWTLAILGLITGIFSTTYSGFELSAATGIPFWNNGALPALFLASGTVGGAAWTYIMSLVTKGEEGIRARRLSAKLLMYSAVAELATWFLFMANVNFIYVFDEVAYEYMITSATFILDLVLISLAFVIPGISNLMLWRSSRASPQLILDFPSYIKYAILVIAILALIAGYYTRAEILFAGQYAYQVAPLTPFQFTSNQPIPIGSFGWKS; this comes from the coding sequence ATGGGGTTATTTACAGCTCCAGTACCAGGTACTAATTTTGGCATAAACACACCTATAATCCAAATAAATCAATATCCAGAATGGGATGTAACAGTAGCCCTAGCCCTCTACTTTACTGGGCTTGGGGGAATGTTGATGGCAATAACTGCAGCAATGGAGTTCACTGGAAAGTATCAAAGTCTAGTTAAGAAAAATTCCATATTCGCTTTCATTTTCACATTGCTAGCTCTAATATTCTTCGATATACATTTAGGAAATCCTACTAGGGGATTTTTTGCTCCCATTAATGCATTGCCACAAATGATTCATTCGTGGATGGCTAGAGGTATAGAATTTGTAGGGGGACTTTTAGTATTCTCGTTCTTATTTATGGTATTAAAAGTGCTAAATAGTAAGAATGCAATAGCCAACTGGACGCTCGCAATTTTAGGTCTTATTACAGGTATCTTTTCTACTACATATAGCGGCTTTGAATTATCAGCTGCCACTGGTATACCGTTTTGGAATAATGGCGCATTACCGGCCCTATTTTTAGCTTCTGGAACTGTAGGAGGTGCAGCGTGGACGTATATAATGTCTTTAGTTACTAAAGGAGAAGAAGGAATTAGGGCTAGGAGATTATCTGCTAAGCTTTTAATGTATTCTGCAGTAGCTGAATTGGCTACATGGTTCTTATTTATGGCAAATGTTAACTTCATTTACGTATTTGATGAGGTAGCTTATGAATATATGATAACCTCAGCTACTTTTATCCTAGATTTAGTATTAATTTCGTTAGCTTTTGTAATTCCGGGAATAAGTAACTTAATGTTATGGAGGTCTAGTAGAGCTTCCCCACAACTTATCTTAGACTTTCCATCATATATTAAATATGCTATACTGGTGATAGCAATTTTAGCTTTAATAGCCGGATATTATACTAGAGCTGAAATTCTATTTGCAGGGCAATATGCCTATCAAGTAGCTCCATTAACTCCGTTCCAATTTACAAGTAATCAGCCAATACCGATAGGTTCTTTTGGTTGGAAAAGTTAG
- a CDS encoding DUF2299 family protein, with protein sequence MISDNDVIELFKELGMRVEKGKGSYYFHVEVSPPIGNGPAVSIIRPSPNSKYYIITMLLEVDKSKMDRSMIRQINMELAKMNVEVYMIPPEQPSTIQVAKIVFSDDLNKNELLNTVTLVKNASFLVYNILQS encoded by the coding sequence ATGATCTCAGATAACGATGTAATTGAGTTATTTAAAGAGTTGGGTATGAGGGTTGAGAAAGGTAAAGGTTCGTATTACTTTCACGTTGAAGTTTCCCCACCCATAGGTAATGGTCCCGCAGTATCTATTATAAGGCCTAGTCCTAATTCTAAGTACTATATAATAACTATGTTACTTGAGGTCGATAAGTCGAAAATGGATAGAAGTATGATAAGACAGATAAATATGGAATTAGCTAAAATGAATGTGGAAGTTTACATGATTCCTCCAGAACAACCTAGTACTATACAAGTAGCTAAAATAGTATTTTCAGACGATCTAAATAAAAACGAATTATTAAACACAGTAACGCTAGTTAAGAACGCTAGTTTTTTAGTATATAATATTCTTCAATCTTAG
- a CDS encoding HAD family hydrolase, whose product MTDFVITLLNTLIKVDNINDIINQIKNADKYFEINVNNISAADDIYYLEELSYKGRIFIATNLSTKKAYEILNKYNVDAFITRVISAENVKVFTNNIKFFEHLYKITNVKRGTYFITANEISIEAARLAGFRVIYLDREGKKGNIRSLKEVVEVNSKQYIDGKMGDSALRCS is encoded by the coding sequence ATGACAGATTTCGTTATCACATTGTTAAACACTTTAATTAAAGTTGATAATATAAATGATATAATAAATCAAATAAAGAATGCAGATAAATATTTTGAAATAAATGTTAACAATATAAGTGCAGCTGATGACATTTATTACTTAGAAGAGCTCTCATATAAAGGTAGAATTTTTATAGCAACTAACCTATCCACCAAGAAGGCATACGAAATTCTAAATAAGTATAATGTTGATGCATTCATTACTAGAGTTATTTCAGCAGAGAATGTAAAAGTTTTTACAAATAACATAAAATTCTTTGAACATTTATATAAGATCACAAACGTAAAGAGGGGGACATACTTCATAACAGCTAACGAAATATCTATAGAAGCTGCAAGGCTAGCGGGCTTTAGGGTGATCTATCTTGATAGAGAAGGGAAGAAAGGAAATATAAGGTCTTTAAAGGAGGTTGTTGAAGTAAATTCAAAGCAGTATATAGATGGAAAAATGGGTGATTCCGCTTTAAGGTGTAGCTAA
- a CDS encoding 4Fe-4S dicluster domain-containing protein: MLLNVGLIVSQRAREYLGDEVLRKIFNEGRLSYLAEYGDYIVNDLRENSVQALVVVYERENKDIKEFLRNVDDLTGIHPLCVEEIYTEWFQTKDQAKALILAYIAKASLSILSLRIQPVRAKNISRRSLIRGKLYYYKPYPILYQDINFEREINYLTSLCPLIIKTPEGPQVSDVEKCSACGFCSGMSFLGYLEVPNFTTNQLVAFINSLSMHAPTDKVSVILISCKKLEKIPKIKEVYVYPLIAPCVASIHDSFLTSMVAVGFYPVLYSPDYKCELKDMAKLRAESIIKKFPGSDIYFPYVEDERKLIEFYEKIKGKMLERGLVPEDVILSRSRRRSLLLWSIEQMKNRTHLDENDEIQGIYKVIVDPSKCVLCGVCVRSCQMLVFDMKSNGEVTNLYYDLSYCIGSQRCIRNCPENAIKLVGNIRIKELGKKIIVSNKIIKCRICGKPMDSSKIKSRVDEMLISMGLSEVVNYTDVCNECKQKILTQKWIEKVLKK; encoded by the coding sequence TTGTTACTTAACGTTGGATTAATAGTATCTCAAAGAGCCAGAGAATATTTAGGAGATGAGGTATTAAGGAAGATCTTTAATGAGGGTAGACTATCGTACTTAGCTGAATATGGAGATTACATAGTTAATGACTTAAGGGAAAATAGTGTTCAAGCATTAGTTGTAGTATATGAGAGAGAAAACAAGGATATTAAAGAATTTCTCAGAAACGTAGACGATTTAACCGGAATACATCCGTTATGCGTGGAGGAAATTTACACTGAATGGTTCCAAACAAAGGATCAAGCTAAGGCTCTAATATTAGCTTACATAGCTAAAGCTTCACTATCAATTTTAAGCTTAAGGATTCAGCCAGTAAGGGCTAAAAATATTTCGAGGAGATCACTAATTCGCGGAAAGCTTTACTATTATAAACCATATCCGATACTTTATCAAGATATTAATTTTGAAAGAGAGATCAACTACTTAACCTCATTATGCCCTTTAATAATAAAAACCCCAGAGGGACCTCAAGTTTCAGACGTTGAAAAATGCTCGGCCTGCGGTTTCTGTTCTGGTATGTCCTTTTTAGGTTATTTAGAAGTGCCTAATTTTACCACAAATCAATTAGTAGCTTTCATAAATTCTTTAAGTATGCACGCCCCAACTGATAAGGTAAGCGTTATTTTAATTTCTTGTAAAAAATTGGAAAAAATACCAAAAATTAAAGAAGTTTACGTTTATCCTTTAATCGCTCCTTGTGTAGCCTCTATCCACGACTCTTTCTTAACATCAATGGTAGCTGTCGGATTTTACCCAGTGCTATACTCACCCGACTATAAATGTGAATTAAAGGATATGGCAAAACTTAGGGCTGAATCTATTATTAAAAAGTTCCCCGGTAGTGATATATATTTTCCGTATGTTGAAGATGAGCGAAAACTCATAGAGTTTTATGAGAAAATTAAGGGGAAAATGCTAGAGAGAGGGCTAGTTCCAGAGGACGTGATATTAAGTAGAAGCAGGAGGAGAAGTTTATTACTGTGGTCTATTGAGCAAATGAAGAATAGAACTCATTTGGATGAAAATGACGAAATCCAAGGAATATATAAGGTAATAGTTGATCCATCTAAATGTGTCTTATGTGGGGTTTGCGTTAGGTCATGTCAAATGCTTGTATTCGATATGAAAAGTAATGGTGAAGTAACTAATTTATATTATGACTTATCTTACTGCATTGGCTCGCAGAGATGCATAAGGAACTGTCCAGAAAACGCAATAAAATTAGTTGGAAACATTAGAATTAAAGAATTAGGAAAGAAAATTATAGTTAGCAATAAAATTATTAAGTGTAGAATTTGCGGAAAACCTATGGACTCTTCTAAAATTAAGTCTAGAGTTGATGAGATGTTAATAAGCATGGGATTATCGGAGGTAGTAAATTACACTGATGTATGTAATGAATGTAAACAAAAAATATTAACGCAAAAGTGGATAGAAAAGGTGTTGAAAAAATGA
- a CDS encoding tetratricopeptide repeat protein, whose product MTEEDLIEEAERLIREKEYEKAIKLLENIELPEAFVLKSDCYYARKQKEKAIAELKKGIEKFPYSHYLYYKLSLIFFNFREFSNALKEIDNALAIMPYSLEYNKLKGMILFEMQNYEEAYNVFTYVTKLKPDDIEARLYKAECYYRIGRYLDALAEVNRALEYDNKNPLLHFLKGKIYLETRYYKLAINEFKIALSLSPSAEIYYYLAIAEYLNKDFKNAIVHINEAIKEKPNDPRFKEILEILNNMNKQ is encoded by the coding sequence ATGACTGAGGAAGATTTAATAGAAGAAGCAGAGAGACTAATTAGAGAAAAGGAATACGAAAAAGCAATTAAGTTACTAGAGAACATAGAATTGCCAGAAGCCTTTGTATTAAAATCCGATTGTTATTATGCTCGTAAGCAGAAAGAGAAAGCAATTGCAGAATTAAAGAAGGGCATAGAAAAATTCCCGTATAGTCACTATTTATACTATAAACTTTCGCTTATATTCTTCAATTTCAGGGAATTTAGTAACGCGTTAAAGGAAATTGATAATGCCCTAGCAATAATGCCCTATTCTTTAGAATATAATAAATTAAAAGGCATGATATTATTTGAAATGCAAAATTACGAAGAGGCATATAATGTATTCACTTACGTTACTAAATTAAAACCTGACGACATAGAAGCTAGACTTTATAAGGCTGAATGTTATTATAGGATAGGAAGATATTTAGACGCTTTAGCGGAAGTAAATAGGGCTTTAGAGTACGATAATAAAAACCCTTTATTACATTTCTTAAAGGGGAAAATTTATCTAGAAACAAGATACTATAAACTTGCAATAAATGAGTTTAAAATTGCGCTAAGTTTAAGCCCATCTGCTGAAATATATTATTACCTAGCAATAGCTGAGTACTTGAATAAGGATTTTAAAAATGCCATTGTACACATTAATGAGGCTATTAAGGAGAAGCCAAATGACCCTAGATTTAAGGAAATTTTAGAAATATTGAATAATATGAATAAACAGTAA
- a CDS encoding MarR family transcriptional regulator, producing the protein MIKLDDLDILVLENFVLYLHLTSYKFSKITGVPSATAWRVFNRLAELGLIKRDERGFSITARGVVIAYLYTKKENIRRNSLSTLKKMWKYDGDEIDLKHFLEDLCKILKSLNLSPFIICFNQPITIATMLYNRINELSEQTKRVIANIFLNFFPSVDLNNGCKVIISFDKNGNPYALAADCKKEGIKLNYYCPELIKFLGKESNVLLQRIR; encoded by the coding sequence ATGATAAAATTAGATGATTTAGATATTCTTGTGTTAGAGAATTTCGTACTATACCTTCATCTAACATCGTATAAATTCTCTAAAATTACGGGAGTACCTAGTGCCACTGCATGGAGAGTATTCAATAGACTAGCTGAGTTAGGATTAATTAAAAGAGATGAGAGGGGTTTTTCTATAACTGCAAGAGGAGTAGTTATAGCATATCTCTATACAAAGAAGGAAAATATAAGGAGAAATTCGTTATCAACACTTAAGAAAATGTGGAAGTATGATGGGGATGAAATTGATCTTAAACATTTCTTAGAAGACCTATGTAAAATTCTTAAATCTCTTAACCTATCCCCCTTCATAATTTGCTTTAATCAACCCATCACCATTGCTACTATGCTATATAACAGAATAAATGAGTTAAGTGAACAAACTAAAAGGGTTATTGCTAATATATTTCTAAATTTCTTTCCCTCCGTAGATTTAAATAATGGATGTAAGGTTATTATATCTTTTGACAAAAATGGTAATCCTTATGCGTTAGCTGCTGATTGCAAAAAAGAGGGAATAAAGCTTAACTACTACTGTCCAGAACTCATAAAATTCTTAGGTAAGGAGAGCAATGTCTTACTACAAAGAATACGTTGA
- a CDS encoding DUF4322 domain-containing protein codes for MVEKEVIQVTRGKNLAEVVKEVIPILDFNGDKGEEVGKTLLLASLRNESVESTAKNFNLSGQTVRLHAQREGEEIGEKLLQRAREEATKLKGLTVNISIDWTEITYYGEKVEGVVGGKKGYSWSFATATAKVRKRTWILGFVMIKEGMSKGEIVKQLLEQAEEIVKINMIVLDAGFYTLDVLNLLLKYKFVLAVPVGSVHVKEELDKIYTTNSKRHKRDEQVTFRLVTIKVKSKGHGKEEKLLGYATNLDLSPKSIRRIYNVIRSPIETSYRVIKSFLPFTSSTKYSFRFLVISLAILLYSLLISQGITRSEFSLSLEFELNNYLNTDIFSLILIILFTLISNYYMGDEF; via the coding sequence ATGGTAGAGAAAGAAGTAATACAAGTTACACGCGGTAAAAACTTGGCAGAAGTAGTTAAAGAAGTTATTCCAATCTTGGACTTTAATGGAGATAAGGGAGAAGAAGTGGGAAAAACACTATTACTAGCATCACTTAGAAACGAATCAGTAGAGAGTACTGCTAAGAACTTCAACCTCTCGGGGCAAACAGTTAGATTACACGCGCAAAGGGAAGGGGAAGAAATTGGAGAGAAACTACTACAAAGGGCAAGAGAGGAAGCAACGAAACTAAAAGGGCTAACAGTAAACATCTCAATAGACTGGACGGAAATAACGTACTACGGAGAAAAAGTTGAAGGGGTAGTTGGGGGAAAGAAAGGGTACTCTTGGTCCTTCGCAACCGCAACTGCGAAAGTGAGGAAAAGAACTTGGATACTAGGCTTCGTAATGATAAAAGAAGGGATGAGCAAGGGAGAGATTGTAAAACAACTCTTAGAGCAAGCTGAGGAAATAGTGAAGATTAACATGATTGTACTTGATGCAGGGTTCTACACCTTGGACGTACTTAACTTACTTTTAAAGTACAAGTTTGTTTTGGCAGTACCCGTTGGATCTGTTCACGTGAAGGAGGAATTGGATAAGATTTATACTACTAACTCGAAGAGGCATAAGAGGGATGAGCAGGTTACATTTAGACTTGTGACAATTAAGGTTAAGAGCAAGGGGCATGGGAAGGAGGAGAAGCTCTTGGGTTATGCTACTAACTTAGATTTGTCTCCTAAGTCAATTAGGAGGATTTATAATGTTATAAGGTCTCCAATAGAGACTTCCTATAGGGTTATAAAATCATTCTTACCCTTTACTAGTTCAACTAAGTATTCCTTCAGATTTCTTGTAATTTCACTAGCGATACTCCTTTACTCACTCCTTATTTCCCAAGGTATAACAAGGAGTGAGTTCTCCCTCTCCTTGGAGTTTGAGTTGAATAACTATTTAAATACAGATATATTCTCGCTTATTCTTATAATTCTGTTTACTCTTATATCAAATTATTATATGGGTGATGAGTTTTGA
- a CDS encoding amino acid permease has protein sequence MPLFALYTYPWMNAGPAVASEFRGDNVAKYNVILSLIITGVFITLAFFEMDYLFGYYFNLSAYPSAVYNFWTVALALSSNVILEWILGLGLIMWNYFVLSYGVLVFSRYVFALSFDRVFPEIFSRLNKHGSPVYAHILDLTLTLLLLLIPVFSLNAAISLYGASIVGMMYLVAVGISAIVFGIKNRSNLMKISGILMTIYFVYLTYEAGSNPLFGFTTSTGINSITLTFVVISFISGILVWFIAKRINLSKGIDISLTFKEIPPE, from the coding sequence ATGCCTTTATTTGCATTATATACATATCCTTGGATGAATGCAGGACCCGCAGTTGCTTCAGAATTTAGGGGCGATAACGTTGCTAAATATAACGTCATCCTCTCATTAATTATAACTGGAGTATTTATCACGTTAGCATTCTTTGAGATGGATTATTTATTTGGCTATTACTTTAATTTGAGTGCATATCCATCAGCTGTATATAACTTCTGGACAGTTGCCTTAGCTTTATCTTCTAACGTAATTTTAGAGTGGATCTTAGGTTTAGGATTAATAATGTGGAATTATTTTGTATTATCTTATGGGGTATTAGTCTTTTCAAGATACGTATTTGCTCTATCTTTTGATAGAGTATTTCCAGAAATATTTTCAAGGCTTAACAAACATGGTTCACCAGTATATGCACACATCTTAGATTTAACCTTAACGCTATTGCTATTGCTTATTCCGGTATTTTCCCTTAATGCGGCAATCTCATTATATGGAGCTTCTATTGTTGGTATGATGTATTTAGTTGCAGTGGGGATATCAGCAATAGTTTTTGGAATTAAAAATAGGAGTAATCTAATGAAAATCTCTGGGATTTTAATGACTATTTACTTTGTTTATCTAACGTATGAGGCTGGCTCAAATCCGCTATTTGGGTTTACCACCTCTACTGGAATAAATTCTATAACTCTAACATTTGTTGTAATATCCTTTATCTCTGGGATTTTAGTCTGGTTTATTGCTAAAAGGATTAATTTAAGTAAAGGCATTGATATATCACTAACTTTTAAAGAAATTCCTCCCGAGTAA
- a CDS encoding HEPN domain-containing protein, giving the protein MNLDSLYERAYNFLNASKFNFLHGFYEVSVIAAEEALYMLLNASLLKLGIDIPWYLDFDGLLRILAKYTNNIALEEIRIKEKEMIRTLTDIRIRMGYSIPLEMDKEKTEKILNFTEKIFSLLGRNFFKS; this is encoded by the coding sequence ATGAATTTAGATTCCCTTTACGAGAGAGCTTACAACTTTTTAAATGCATCAAAATTTAATTTCTTACATGGCTTCTACGAGGTTTCAGTTATAGCAGCAGAAGAAGCTCTTTATATGCTACTTAATGCGTCATTATTAAAATTAGGAATTGATATTCCTTGGTATCTAGATTTTGACGGATTACTTAGAATTCTAGCTAAATACACAAATAACATAGCGTTAGAGGAGATAAGGATTAAAGAAAAGGAGATGATAAGAACATTAACAGATATTAGAATCCGTATGGGATATTCAATACCATTAGAAATGGATAAAGAGAAAACAGAAAAGATACTAAATTTTACAGAAAAAATATTTAGTTTACTCGGGAGGAATTTCTTTAAAAGTTAG
- a CDS encoding acyl-CoA thioesterase: MQNVEYVFEDVVRIYDTDAQGIAHYAAYYRFFTNTIEKFIQEKIGIPYPIVNEELWFVIAESHAVYHKPVKLGDKLTILLSPKILSNKTVRFDFKILRDGELTTEGYVIQVAINPKIWKSVEMPKEIISKLTL; the protein is encoded by the coding sequence ATGCAAAACGTTGAATATGTATTTGAGGACGTAGTACGAATATATGATACAGATGCTCAAGGCATAGCTCATTACGCTGCATATTATAGATTTTTTACAAATACTATAGAAAAATTTATACAAGAGAAAATAGGAATACCTTATCCAATAGTTAATGAGGAATTATGGTTCGTAATAGCGGAATCACATGCAGTTTATCACAAACCCGTAAAACTAGGTGACAAACTTACAATACTTCTCAGCCCAAAAATACTATCTAATAAAACAGTTAGATTCGACTTCAAAATTTTAAGGGACGGCGAGTTAACAACTGAAGGTTACGTAATTCAAGTAGCGATTAACCCTAAAATATGGAAATCTGTCGAAATGCCTAAGGAAATAATAAGCAAATTAACTTTGTAA
- a CDS encoding cobalt-precorrin-7 (C(5))-methyltransferase, whose translation MVVYVVGVGPGDPEYLTLKGYKAIRDSRVIVGWKSVIDRFSQILNGKEVIVLNYKNETEQLAKAIEMGKTENIAILNHGDPSVSDWQFVEKIRNLCADKGVKIEIISGVSSLNIALAKLGLDMNFVGFVTLHARGDNYRMLNDIINILKMNRVAIVIPEPYRDGPQRLAKFLYERNVNCRVIVFEKLTYDDEKVKQYDNLVSLINETYQFSDLVIMAIFLK comes from the coding sequence ATGGTAGTCTATGTAGTAGGAGTTGGTCCAGGAGATCCTGAGTATCTAACGTTAAAGGGATATAAAGCGATAAGAGATAGCAGAGTAATAGTAGGATGGAAAAGTGTAATTGATAGATTTTCACAAATATTGAACGGCAAAGAAGTAATAGTGTTAAATTATAAAAATGAGACAGAACAATTAGCTAAGGCTATTGAGATGGGTAAGACAGAAAATATAGCGATTTTAAATCATGGAGATCCATCAGTATCTGACTGGCAATTTGTAGAAAAAATTAGAAATTTATGTGCAGATAAAGGAGTTAAAATTGAAATAATATCTGGAGTGTCCTCACTTAATATCGCATTAGCTAAGCTAGGATTAGACATGAACTTCGTAGGTTTTGTAACTCTTCACGCTAGAGGAGACAATTATAGAATGCTTAATGATATCATAAATATACTAAAAATGAATAGAGTGGCTATTGTGATTCCAGAACCTTATAGGGATGGTCCTCAAAGGCTTGCCAAATTTCTTTATGAAAGAAACGTGAACTGTAGAGTTATAGTTTTTGAGAAATTAACTTATGATGACGAAAAAGTTAAACAATACGATAACTTAGTGTCCTTAATTAATGAGACCTATCAGTTTAGTGATCTAGTGATAATGGCTATATTCCTTAAATAA
- the cbiG gene encoding cobalt-precorrin 5A hydrolase codes for MIENLWKGIALISASEDGYKAGEIIKEKLRNLEIPVVHYRYQEAKIEDIWKCYNAVIFIMALEGATRIVCKYAKAKNEDPPVICIDDKINYVIPLIGGHWGANEIAKELAQMFNATAVITTAAELKGKLSVEKIAEILIAKIINPESIVRVNSALLRDEIVCVIGANKIPPLSQNNIKFNSEDCKYIITLDYNKEYDSNKIIVKLKPLKLAIGIGSKKEVNLSEIREGIYKILERLNVDINRVGVIASIREEVRKLAEELNVKFRLINENEINNFTNPCLTPPSKTLTELGLKGVAEVSALIAGGKSSKLILRKIPLSKSITIAVASYEEE; via the coding sequence ATGATAGAAAATCTTTGGAAGGGTATAGCGTTAATTTCTGCCTCAGAAGATGGATATAAGGCTGGGGAAATTATTAAAGAGAAATTAAGGAATCTTGAGATTCCAGTTGTCCATTATAGGTATCAGGAGGCTAAAATAGAGGATATTTGGAAATGTTACAATGCAGTAATTTTCATAATGGCGTTAGAAGGCGCTACTAGGATAGTTTGTAAATACGCTAAGGCAAAGAATGAGGACCCACCAGTGATATGTATTGACGATAAAATTAATTACGTTATTCCACTGATAGGAGGTCATTGGGGGGCTAACGAAATAGCTAAGGAACTAGCACAAATGTTTAACGCAACAGCTGTAATAACTACTGCTGCTGAACTTAAGGGTAAATTAAGCGTAGAGAAAATTGCGGAAATTTTAATAGCTAAAATTATTAACCCAGAGTCTATAGTAAGGGTTAATTCGGCGTTATTAAGGGATGAAATTGTTTGTGTAATTGGAGCTAATAAAATACCACCTCTATCCCAAAATAATATAAAATTTAATAGTGAAGATTGTAAATATATAATTACACTCGATTATAACAAAGAATATGATAGTAATAAAATTATAGTTAAGTTAAAGCCACTAAAACTAGCTATAGGTATAGGTTCTAAAAAGGAGGTTAATTTAAGTGAAATAAGAGAAGGTATATATAAAATTTTGGAAAGGCTTAATGTAGATATAAATAGAGTAGGAGTGATTGCGTCAATTAGGGAAGAGGTGAGAAAATTAGCTGAAGAATTAAATGTGAAATTTAGATTAATTAATGAGAATGAGATAAATAATTTCACTAATCCTTGTTTAACACCGCCCAGTAAAACTTTAACGGAATTAGGTCTTAAGGGTGTTGCAGAAGTTTCTGCACTTATTGCAGGAGGCAAGTCTTCAAAACTTATTTTAAGAAAAATCCCACTGAGTAAAAGCATAACTATAGCAGTAGCAAGTTATGAGGAGGAGTAA
- the cobM gene encoding precorrin-4 C(11)-methyltransferase, translating to MKGKVVFVGAGPGDPELITVKGKKYIEIADVIIYAGSLVNPELLKWARKDAEIYNSAPLTLNEIVELMVKKASEGKLVVRLKSGDSSIYGALFEEMWALDAAGIPYEVIPGITAAIAAASVIPIELTVPKLAQTVIITRASLRVPMQGSIKDFAKMVKIGATMVIYTGIHIIDRVVNELKEGGLDDDTPVIVVYKATWPEQKIIKGTLRDIVSKVREAKIYRDSVIIVGLSADPNSIKNMVKSSVYDPRHNHSYRPWKTEED from the coding sequence ATGAAAGGAAAAGTAGTTTTTGTAGGAGCAGGTCCCGGAGACCCAGAGCTAATAACTGTAAAAGGTAAGAAATACATAGAAATAGCAGATGTAATTATATACGCGGGTTCTTTAGTTAACCCAGAACTATTAAAGTGGGCTCGTAAAGACGCTGAGATATACAATAGTGCACCGTTAACCCTTAACGAAATAGTTGAATTAATGGTGAAAAAAGCAAGTGAAGGAAAACTAGTTGTGAGGCTTAAATCTGGAGATTCCTCGATTTACGGAGCCTTATTCGAGGAGATGTGGGCATTGGATGCCGCAGGTATACCTTACGAGGTAATACCAGGAATTACTGCAGCTATTGCCGCAGCTTCTGTAATACCCATAGAGTTAACTGTCCCTAAGTTAGCACAGACTGTAATAATAACGAGAGCTTCACTCAGAGTTCCAATGCAGGGTTCTATAAAAGATTTCGCTAAAATGGTTAAAATAGGGGCTACTATGGTAATTTACACTGGAATTCATATAATTGATAGAGTTGTAAACGAATTAAAAGAGGGTGGACTTGATGACGATACCCCTGTTATAGTAGTTTATAAAGCTACTTGGCCAGAACAGAAGATAATCAAGGGTACTTTAAGGGATATTGTAAGTAAAGTAAGGGAGGCTAAAATATATAGAGATTCAGTAATCATAGTGGGGCTCTCAGCAGATCCAAATTCAATTAAGAACATGGTTAAATCTAGCGTTTATGATCCTAGGCATAATCACTCTTATAGACCTTGGAAAACGGAGGAAGATTAA